In Chloracidobacterium sp., one genomic interval encodes:
- a CDS encoding CBS domain-containing protein, with amino-acid sequence MTKNVVTASSAATLREVSAMMRDGDMGTVPVVDAGRLVGLVTDRDIVVRAVAEGRSPDSPIDGVMTSEIYTVAPDDFVFQAVRLMGDKQVRRVPVTNADGTLAGIIALADVALGTEDEREIAETIEEISSGASFWGRT; translated from the coding sequence ATGACAAAAAATGTCGTTACCGCATCGAGCGCGGCTACGCTTCGCGAGGTTTCGGCAATGATGCGCGACGGCGACATGGGCACCGTGCCGGTCGTTGACGCCGGGCGTCTCGTCGGCCTTGTTACCGACCGCGACATCGTCGTACGTGCGGTCGCAGAAGGGCGTTCGCCTGATTCACCGATAGACGGTGTGATGACATCGGAGATCTACACGGTTGCGCCGGATGATTTTGTATTTCAGGCAGTCAGATTGATGGGCGACAAGCAGGTCAGGCGCGTGCCGGTTACAAATGCCGACGGTACCTTGGCCGGCATTATCGCTCTCGCGGATGTTGCACTCGGAACCGAAGACGAACGCGAGATCGCCGAGACCATCGAAGAGATATCGAGCGGCGCATCTTTCTGGGGCAGAACATAG
- a CDS encoding site-2 protease family protein, which produces MTDQSSIYRQYIPPPPPKPDSRTIARHLLLLLITFCTTMTAGTLYPFGPITTLPEGDPQTFSEFLTFLYQMPEKYIGLVGTALSKMFTDPGVMADGVTFACSLLFILFCHEMGHYIACRIYRVDATLPFFLPTPPLIGPAGTFGAFIKIRSPMPSRRAVFDIGVAGPLAGFIALLPIAVWGIATMQTATPVQIANSSGELVFGDPLLMRFIAYLFGIDLNFGVGNSFYYAAWVGVLVTALNLIPAGQLDGGHALFAVFGRAVHQWSGRIAFAAMALLSIAGAYFYSSPSGFLIAVILAVMMKVGHPTPLDDTPLDAKRKLVALITLAIFVLCFVPFPIQIN; this is translated from the coding sequence ATGACCGATCAGAGCAGTATTTATCGGCAATACATTCCGCCTCCGCCGCCAAAGCCTGACAGCCGCACGATCGCGCGTCATCTCCTTCTTTTGCTTATCACGTTCTGTACGACAATGACGGCCGGAACGCTCTATCCTTTCGGGCCGATAACGACGCTGCCCGAAGGCGACCCGCAGACATTCAGCGAGTTTCTGACATTTTTGTATCAAATGCCCGAAAAGTATATCGGGCTGGTCGGGACGGCGCTCAGCAAGATGTTCACCGACCCGGGCGTAATGGCCGACGGCGTAACGTTCGCGTGCTCGCTGCTCTTCATACTCTTTTGTCATGAGATGGGGCACTATATCGCCTGCCGCATCTATCGCGTCGATGCAACTTTGCCGTTCTTTCTGCCGACGCCGCCGCTGATCGGGCCTGCCGGCACATTCGGCGCGTTCATAAAGATACGCTCGCCGATGCCCTCGCGGCGTGCTGTTTTCGATATCGGTGTTGCCGGGCCGCTCGCGGGTTTTATCGCACTTCTGCCGATCGCCGTTTGGGGCATCGCGACAATGCAAACGGCAACTCCTGTACAGATCGCGAATTCATCCGGCGAGCTTGTATTCGGCGACCCGCTGCTGATGCGCTTTATTGCGTATCTTTTCGGGATCGACCTGAATTTCGGCGTGGGCAACTCATTTTATTATGCGGCTTGGGTCGGTGTACTGGTTACCGCACTTAACCTGATCCCTGCGGGGCAGCTTGACGGCGGACACGCATTATTTGCCGTCTTCGGGCGTGCGGTGCATCAATGGTCGGGCCGGATCGCGTTCGCGGCAATGGCTTTGTTGTCGATAGCGGGAGCTTACTTTTACTCAAGCCCGAGCGGCTTCCTGATAGCGGTGATCCTCGCGGTAATGATGAAGGTCGGCCACCCGACGCCTCTCGATGACACGCCGCTTGACGCAAAGCGCAAGCTTGTCGCCCTGATCACATTAGCGATATTCGTTCTCTGCTTTGTGCCGTTCCCGATACAGATAAATTAG
- a CDS encoding M48 family metalloprotease — protein MRQQTQAIDLRNKVSAAALVFALIVMPLAAIAQTRIDMPKNKYKVQEDVKLGNQAAAEIEKKFPILRDAEATNYVGRIGRRLVNAIPARFRQPDFDYRFKIVNASDLNAFALPSGPMYVNRGMIEAARNEGELAGVMAHEISHVALRHATAQATKQNSFGNQLGMLGMILGGAILGGEAGAQLGALGAMAWMTKYSRAYETQADILGSQIMADAGYDPQDLANVFKTIQAESKNSTPQWLSSHPDPGNRYQRISEEASHLNVSPNPIKITRDFERVQTRLRAMPKAPTMAEIEKGAAGNSNPTAGGRYTTNVPAPSSRTQRYSGSGISFSYPSNWQRFDTSEGFMLAPEGAYGDQGITHGAMFGAMQVQSGDLSSANDEYIRSMLQENTYLRQQGSTTSSYIAGRQTLITRLRGTSPVTRRVESVTIYTLMVNNSGMLYIATVSPERDAAAYSRSFTNMLNSLRLP, from the coding sequence ATGAGACAACAGACCCAGGCGATCGACCTTCGCAACAAAGTATCCGCAGCAGCTCTTGTTTTTGCACTGATCGTTATGCCGCTGGCGGCGATCGCGCAAACGCGGATCGATATGCCTAAGAACAAATACAAGGTGCAGGAAGACGTCAAGCTCGGCAACCAGGCAGCGGCCGAGATCGAGAAGAAATTCCCTATCCTGCGCGATGCCGAAGCGACTAACTATGTCGGGCGCATCGGCAGGCGGCTCGTCAACGCGATACCTGCGAGGTTTCGGCAGCCGGATTTCGATTACCGATTCAAGATCGTGAATGCCAGCGATCTGAACGCATTTGCTCTTCCCTCAGGGCCGATGTACGTAAACCGCGGAATGATCGAGGCGGCACGCAATGAAGGCGAGCTTGCAGGCGTCATGGCTCACGAAATATCGCATGTTGCCCTCCGCCATGCGACCGCGCAAGCCACAAAACAAAACAGCTTCGGAAATCAGCTCGGTATGCTCGGCATGATCCTCGGCGGGGCGATCTTGGGCGGCGAGGCAGGAGCACAGCTTGGTGCCCTTGGTGCAATGGCGTGGATGACAAAGTACAGCCGCGCGTATGAGACGCAGGCAGATATCCTCGGATCGCAGATAATGGCCGATGCAGGCTACGATCCGCAGGATCTTGCCAATGTTTTTAAGACCATACAGGCAGAGAGCAAGAACAGCACTCCTCAATGGCTCAGCAGCCACCCTGATCCGGGCAACCGTTATCAACGGATCAGCGAAGAGGCTTCCCATTTGAACGTAAGCCCGAACCCGATAAAGATCACTCGTGATTTCGAGCGTGTCCAAACCCGCTTGCGGGCTATGCCGAAGGCACCGACAATGGCCGAGATCGAAAAAGGTGCTGCGGGCAATTCGAATCCGACCGCCGGCGGCCGATATACGACGAACGTGCCGGCGCCTTCATCACGCACACAGCGGTATTCAGGCAGCGGGATCAGTTTCTCATACCCGTCGAACTGGCAGCGATTCGACACATCTGAAGGCTTTATGCTCGCACCCGAAGGAGCTTACGGCGACCAAGGCATAACGCACGGAGCTATGTTCGGTGCGATGCAGGTGCAGTCAGGCGACCTCAGCAGTGCCAACGACGAATATATCCGCTCGATGCTTCAGGAAAACACATATCTGCGTCAGCAGGGCAGCACGACGAGCAGCTATATTGCCGGCCGCCAAACGCTCATTACAAGGCTTCGCGGCACCTCGCCCGTTACGCGCCGCGTCGAGAGCGTTACGATCTATACGCTGATGGTGAATAACAGCGGAATGCTCTATATCGCGACCGTTTCGCCCGAACGAGACGCCGCAGCGTACTCGCGTTCGTTCACGAATATGCTCAATTCGCTTCGGCTGCCTTAG
- a CDS encoding Hsp20/alpha crystallin family protein — translation MARSINRHFQFIGTSKNVGSGKLWYPAADVYQTPEGWVVKVELAGVSPEDIELDIQGNVLYIAGSRKDRSCGAGASYQQMEITYSNFEKTLHFPAAIEGAQIEHQFENGLLIIHLRKQAANKNAA, via the coding sequence ATGGCAAGATCGATAAATCGGCACTTTCAGTTCATCGGCACATCAAAGAATGTGGGCAGCGGCAAGCTCTGGTATCCGGCCGCTGACGTCTATCAAACCCCCGAGGGATGGGTCGTCAAGGTCGAGCTTGCGGGTGTCTCACCCGAGGATATCGAGCTTGATATCCAAGGCAATGTGCTTTATATCGCAGGCTCGCGAAAGGACCGTTCGTGCGGCGCCGGCGCGTCGTATCAGCAGATGGAGATCACGTACAGCAACTTTGAAAAGACGCTGCATTTTCCCGCCGCCATTGAGGGTGCTCAGATAGAGCATCAATTCGAGAATGGCCTGCTGATCATCCACTTGAGGAAACAAGCGGCAAACAAGAACGCCGCGTAA
- a CDS encoding integration host factor subunit beta: MIKLDIVNLVAERTGVAKQKAEKVVDSLFEAMKEALAEGKRIELRGFGVFVVKDRKRGVGRNPRTGTEVPIPEGKTIRFKPGKELSAKAVG; the protein is encoded by the coding sequence ATGATAAAATTAGACATCGTAAACCTGGTGGCAGAGCGTACGGGTGTGGCAAAACAAAAAGCTGAAAAGGTAGTAGATTCTCTTTTTGAAGCTATGAAAGAAGCTCTCGCCGAGGGCAAACGGATCGAACTTCGCGGGTTTGGCGTCTTTGTCGTAAAGGACCGCAAACGCGGCGTGGGACGTAATCCGCGGACAGGCACCGAGGTGCCGATCCCAGAGGGCAAGACCATACGATTCAAGCCGGGTAAGGAACTTTCGGCAAAAGCCGTCGGCTAG
- a CDS encoding DUF47 domain-containing protein codes for MGFSFLPKEDQYFALFARMSSKLEEAASVLHEMVQADNSEFDSFSKKIKHIEHECDELTHTVTTRLNSSFITPFDREDIYTLSVALDDVCDYIDSSARAIVMYDIHEIHENAVKLAAVIKKQAAEIKSAVDLLERGKGMKPHLLEIQRLENEADDIYFGAMADLFKHSSNPLNIIKWKAFYELLEAATDKCEYVGNIIESIVLKHN; via the coding sequence ATGGGGTTTAGTTTCTTACCAAAAGAAGATCAATATTTCGCATTATTTGCGCGTATGAGCAGTAAGCTCGAAGAAGCGGCGAGCGTTTTGCACGAGATGGTGCAGGCGGACAACTCTGAGTTCGATTCATTCTCAAAAAAGATCAAGCATATCGAGCACGAGTGCGACGAGCTTACGCATACCGTTACGACAAGGCTCAACAGCTCTTTTATCACGCCCTTTGACCGTGAGGATATCTATACGCTTTCGGTCGCTCTCGATGATGTCTGCGATTACATCGACTCATCGGCCCGTGCGATCGTAATGTATGACATTCACGAGATCCACGAGAATGCGGTCAAACTCGCCGCAGTTATCAAGAAGCAAGCCGCCGAAATAAAAAGCGCTGTCGATCTGCTCGAACGCGGCAAAGGAATGAAGCCGCATCTGCTCGAGATACAACGCCTCGAGAACGAAGCTGACGACATCTATTTCGGTGCGATGGCCGATCTTTTCAAGCACTCAAGCAACCCGCTCAACATCATCAAGTGGAAGGCCTTTTATGAACTGCTCGAAGCTGCTACCGATAAATGCGAATATGTCGGCAACATCATCGAAAGCATCGTGCTGAAACATAACTGA
- a CDS encoding inorganic phosphate transporter, which translates to MDQVSSATVIAIVIILVALAFDYVNGFHDAANSIATVVATRVLSPGAAVAMAAFFNFIAVIVFGTAVAKTVGGDLVDIHMLEQQTRLYVLLAGVLGAIFWNLITWYLGLPTSSSHALVGAYAGAAITAYIIQKGTSAGVEGMLKPEGWIKTLAFIVLSPTIGLLLGFGLMVSVYWIFHRVSVRKVDRIFRIGQLFSAASYSLGHGGNDAQKTMGIMTIALVAGGFLNMTPDGKLPDVPLWVEVSACAAIALGTLSGGWRIVKTMGTKIVKLQPVGGFCAEAAGSITLFGATALGIPVSTTHTITGAIVGVGSAKRFSAVKWGVAGRIIWAWVLTIPAAALIAAASYAVLLLFEKITGVA; encoded by the coding sequence ATGGATCAAGTATCTTCAGCAACCGTCATCGCGATCGTTATCATTCTGGTCGCACTTGCGTTCGACTATGTCAACGGCTTTCACGATGCCGCTAACTCCATTGCGACGGTTGTTGCTACTCGCGTGCTCTCGCCCGGAGCCGCCGTTGCGATGGCCGCTTTTTTTAACTTTATTGCCGTAATAGTATTCGGCACTGCTGTCGCAAAGACGGTCGGCGGCGACCTCGTCGATATTCATATGCTCGAACAGCAGACGCGTCTTTACGTGCTGCTTGCGGGCGTCTTGGGTGCCATCTTCTGGAACCTGATCACATGGTATCTCGGCCTGCCGACGTCAAGTTCGCATGCACTTGTGGGCGCGTATGCCGGAGCCGCAATAACGGCCTACATAATCCAAAAGGGCACGTCAGCGGGCGTTGAGGGCATGCTGAAGCCCGAAGGCTGGATAAAGACGCTGGCTTTCATCGTGCTTTCGCCAACCATCGGATTGCTGCTCGGCTTTGGCTTGATGGTGAGTGTTTACTGGATATTTCACCGCGTATCCGTGCGCAAGGTCGACCGCATCTTTCGCATCGGCCAACTTTTCTCCGCAGCTTCGTACAGCCTCGGCCATGGCGGTAATGATGCCCAGAAAACGATGGGCATTATGACGATAGCACTCGTGGCGGGCGGTTTTCTGAATATGACGCCGGACGGCAAGCTGCCGGACGTACCGCTTTGGGTCGAGGTCTCTGCTTGTGCGGCGATCGCTCTCGGAACGCTCTCGGGCGGCTGGCGTATCGTCAAGACAATGGGTACGAAGATCGTAAAGCTGCAGCCTGTCGGCGGTTTTTGTGCCGAGGCGGCCGGCTCGATAACGCTCTTTGGCGCGACGGCTCTCGGAATTCCCGTTTCGACGACGCACACTATTACCGGAGCGATCGTCGGGGTCGGATCTGCAAAGCGGTTCTCGGCAGTGAAGTGGGGCGTCGCAGGCCGCATCATCTGGGCATGGGTGCTTACTATCCCTGCCGCCGCGTTGATCGCTGCCGCATCGTATGCGGTGCTGCTTTTGTTTGAAAAGATCACCGGCGTCGCCTAA
- a CDS encoding DNA gyrase inhibitor YacG yields the protein MALVKCPQCGKEVEFAGNDFRPFCSERCRLLDLGAWADGEYALPAQTTELSEEDRIRIEQAKEERDDSNAP from the coding sequence ATGGCGTTAGTGAAATGCCCGCAGTGCGGTAAAGAGGTTGAATTCGCAGGCAACGACTTTCGTCCGTTCTGTTCGGAACGCTGCCGTTTGCTCGATCTCGGGGCGTGGGCCGACGGCGAATATGCGCTGCCCGCCCAGACCACGGAACTGAGCGAAGAGGATCGCATCCGCATCGAGCAAGCGAAGGAGGAACGAGATGACAGCAATGCTCCTTGA
- the nadA gene encoding quinolinate synthase NadA yields MSAVAEAVRPLEDFLVMSDEDVAESIVESKRELGDRVVILGHHYQRDDVVKHADLTGDSYQLSVMASKADAEYIVFCGVHFMAESANILGKDGQTVVLPDMGAGCSMADMASVEEVEDAWEQLEEIGVLEQRVAPITYMNSSAAIKAFCGRNDGVVCTSSNAIPLFDHYLKNFDKLFFFPDQHLGRNTGAKFGIPLDKMIVWDPHKELGGNPPEAVHDAKLILWRGHCSVHGRFKEWHADQVREEVPGVKVLVHPECPHEVVVKSDLDGSTSFIIKTVENSPSGSKWAIGTEVNLVNRLKTRFPDKDIRLLAPDLCMCATMFRIAPQNLAWALDNLAAGNVVNEIVVDAETRHYANVALGRMISLTENKN; encoded by the coding sequence ATGTCAGCAGTAGCAGAAGCGGTACGTCCGTTGGAAGATTTTCTCGTGATGTCCGATGAGGATGTTGCGGAGTCGATCGTCGAGTCAAAGCGTGAGCTTGGTGACCGCGTCGTAATTCTCGGCCATCATTATCAGCGTGATGATGTGGTGAAGCACGCCGACCTTACCGGCGACTCATACCAACTGTCGGTAATGGCGTCAAAGGCGGATGCGGAATACATCGTGTTTTGCGGCGTACACTTTATGGCCGAATCCGCGAATATTCTCGGCAAGGACGGCCAGACCGTTGTTCTGCCCGACATGGGCGCCGGCTGTTCGATGGCGGACATGGCTTCGGTCGAAGAGGTTGAGGATGCATGGGAACAGCTCGAGGAGATCGGCGTACTCGAACAGCGTGTTGCACCGATCACCTATATGAACTCGTCTGCCGCGATCAAGGCTTTCTGCGGCCGCAACGACGGCGTGGTCTGTACGTCATCGAATGCGATACCGCTCTTTGACCATTATCTTAAGAATTTCGACAAGCTGTTCTTCTTTCCCGACCAGCATCTCGGGCGCAACACCGGGGCAAAATTCGGCATACCGCTCGACAAAATGATCGTTTGGGATCCGCATAAGGAACTCGGCGGAAATCCGCCCGAGGCCGTGCATGACGCGAAGCTGATCCTTTGGCGTGGCCACTGCTCGGTACACGGCCGCTTCAAGGAATGGCACGCCGATCAGGTGCGTGAGGAAGTGCCGGGAGTAAAGGTTCTCGTACATCCTGAATGCCCGCACGAGGTCGTGGTTAAGAGCGACCTTGACGGTTCGACATCGTTCATCATCAAGACCGTGGAAAATTCTCCGAGCGGCTCAAAATGGGCGATCGGCACCGAGGTCAACCTCGTCAACCGCCTCAAGACACGTTTCCCGGACAAGGACATTCGGCTGCTCGCCCCCGACCTGTGTATGTGTGCGACGATGTTTCGTATAGCACCGCAAAATCTCGCATGGGCGCTCGACAACCTCGCCGCGGGCAATGTGGTGAATGAGATCGTCGTTGATGCTGAGACCCGACACTATGCCAACGTCGCCCTCGGCCGTATGATCTCGCTGACCGAGAACAAGAACTGA
- a CDS encoding MFS transporter, which yields MDPTKPASEARGLRRFANMPRNVVALSAVSLLNDTSSEIIYPLLPAFLALAVGASPFAIGLIEGFAESLASLLKLVSGYLSDRLGTRKMPVLLGYAVAALTRPLLGFVGSWPGVLVLRSADRIGKGIRGAPRDAIIASSVSVERRGAAFGFNRAADHLGAVFGPVAAFFLLTYFAADPSSPSVAEYQRTFLFASLPVIAGLFVIAAFVRDEPEGRRSEASPSLSFSGFDKNFWRLMGVVALFTLSNSTDAFLLLRAAEAGISPAVLPLLWMTLHFSKVVSSLAGGVMSDKLGRKPVIASGWLIYALVYLGFAFVSSAWQCWALFIIYGAYFGLTEGVEKAFVADLVGEDKRGTAYGIYNLAYGITVLPASLLFGFLWYEFGAATAFIASAAVSMTALAMFLTVKGAAAKAAEAN from the coding sequence ATGGATCCGACAAAGCCTGCTTCAGAAGCGCGCGGCCTGCGAAGATTCGCAAATATGCCGCGAAATGTCGTTGCGCTGAGCGCCGTCAGCCTGCTCAACGATACGTCAAGCGAGATCATATATCCGCTGCTGCCTGCCTTTCTCGCACTTGCTGTCGGTGCGTCGCCTTTCGCCATCGGGCTGATCGAGGGTTTTGCCGAATCACTTGCAAGCCTTCTGAAACTTGTCTCGGGCTATTTAAGCGACCGTTTGGGGACGCGGAAGATGCCGGTACTGCTCGGTTATGCCGTTGCGGCATTGACGCGGCCTTTACTCGGGTTTGTTGGAAGTTGGCCGGGCGTCCTTGTGCTACGCTCGGCTGACCGCATAGGCAAGGGCATACGCGGCGCTCCGCGCGATGCGATCATTGCGTCGAGCGTATCGGTCGAGCGGCGCGGTGCCGCATTCGGATTCAATCGTGCCGCAGATCATCTCGGGGCCGTCTTTGGGCCGGTCGCGGCATTTTTCCTTTTGACGTACTTTGCCGCCGATCCGAGTTCGCCGAGCGTCGCCGAATATCAGCGGACATTCCTTTTCGCATCGCTGCCGGTCATTGCCGGGCTGTTCGTTATCGCGGCCTTTGTTCGCGATGAACCGGAGGGACGCCGTTCCGAAGCGTCGCCGTCGCTGTCATTTTCCGGCTTTGATAAGAATTTTTGGCGTCTTATGGGCGTCGTAGCTCTTTTTACGCTGTCGAATTCGACCGACGCGTTCCTTCTTTTGCGTGCCGCCGAAGCCGGTATCTCGCCCGCCGTGCTGCCGCTTCTTTGGATGACGCTGCACTTCAGTAAGGTCGTAAGCTCGCTCGCGGGCGGCGTGATGTCGGACAAACTCGGGCGAAAGCCGGTGATAGCGTCGGGCTGGCTGATCTATGCACTGGTGTATCTCGGCTTTGCTTTTGTCAGCTCGGCGTGGCAATGCTGGGCGCTGTTCATTATTTACGGAGCATATTTCGGGCTTACGGAAGGTGTCGAAAAGGCATTTGTCGCCGACCTTGTCGGTGAGGATAAGCGCGGCACGGCATACGGCATCTACAACCTCGCGTACGGCATTACGGTGCTGCCCGCATCATTGCTGTTCGGCTTTTTGTGGTATGAATTCGGAGCGGCAACGGCATTCATCGCAAGTGCGGCCGTTTCGATGACGGCACTTGCGATGTTCCTTACCGTAAAGGGTGCGGCGGCTAAGGCAGCCGAAGCGAATTGA
- the lon gene encoding endopeptidase La yields the protein MSDKETTQKADDVQASVPDKLELPVLPLQNTTLFPETVVPLAVGRERSVRATEQALATEEKLLACITTRTENVNGDDAAPGDLYKIGTVVNIKRMMRNDDVMQLIVQGVHRFEIVEWLTEQPYLKARVVMLPQLRRVDDEEVEALKRNIQSMIQEALALLPNVPPEIRMAVMSQEDPVQLAYFLASVLDLGTETEQKMLESSTVDGLLTLTHAALARELEIMQIRSKIATEAQVEMDKSQRDYVLRQQMKAIQKELGEDEGEKAEAEQLRERLEKADLPDDVRKEAERELKRMEALPQSAPDYHVIRTYLEYILELPWRKSSEEKLDLAEARKVLDEDHFGLEDIKERILESLAVVKMRPDSKSPIILFVGPPGVGKTSLGRSIARALGREFDRMSLGGMRDEAELRGHRRTYIGAMPGRIIQSLRRVGVNNPVMMLDEIDKLGNDFRGDPASALLEILDPAQNNTFRDNYLDLPFDLSKVFFIATANQLGPIPMPLRDRMEIIQLAGYSDREKLGIAKQYLLPRQITENGLTPELFDITDDAILLLATRYTREAGVRQLERAIGNLARKVTLKVAEGHTEKVVIGKDDIKGYLGPPKVFPEEARSELPAGVATGMAWTEMGGEVLFIEATLLPGGGGLTLTGQLGDVMKESAQAARSYLWSHAAEFGIDPELIKKNGVHLHVPAGAIPKDGPSAGVTMASALASLYTGRRVRHDTAMTGEITLSGLVFPVGGIKDKVLAAHRAGIRRIVLPDRNEADIEEIPEDVRKELTIVPCAWISEVLNATLEKDITDPPKVVPPEEHPPEQGSVHI from the coding sequence ATGTCCGATAAAGAGACCACGCAAAAGGCCGATGATGTTCAGGCATCGGTGCCCGATAAGCTTGAACTGCCCGTTCTGCCGCTTCAGAATACGACACTCTTCCCGGAAACCGTCGTGCCGCTCGCCGTCGGCCGCGAACGTTCGGTACGCGCGACCGAGCAGGCACTTGCGACGGAAGAAAAGCTGCTGGCCTGTATCACCACGCGGACCGAAAATGTCAACGGTGATGATGCCGCACCCGGCGACCTGTATAAGATCGGCACTGTGGTCAACATAAAGCGGATGATGCGCAATGACGATGTGATGCAGCTCATCGTGCAGGGCGTCCATCGCTTTGAGATCGTCGAGTGGCTCACGGAGCAGCCTTATCTGAAAGCGCGGGTCGTGATGCTGCCGCAGCTTCGCCGTGTTGACGATGAAGAGGTCGAGGCACTTAAACGTAATATACAGAGCATGATACAGGAAGCTCTCGCTTTGCTTCCGAACGTGCCGCCTGAGATAAGGATGGCCGTGATGTCACAGGAAGATCCTGTGCAGCTCGCATATTTTCTTGCCTCAGTACTCGATCTCGGCACCGAGACCGAGCAGAAAATGCTCGAGTCTTCGACCGTTGACGGGCTTTTGACGCTGACGCATGCCGCGCTTGCGCGTGAGCTTGAGATCATGCAGATCCGCTCGAAGATCGCAACCGAAGCACAGGTCGAAATGGACAAGTCGCAGCGTGATTATGTGCTGCGGCAGCAGATGAAGGCGATCCAAAAGGAACTCGGCGAGGACGAGGGTGAAAAAGCTGAAGCTGAACAGCTTCGCGAGCGTCTCGAAAAGGCTGACCTGCCCGACGATGTCCGCAAAGAAGCCGAACGCGAACTTAAGCGAATGGAGGCATTGCCGCAGTCGGCACCGGATTACCACGTTATCCGCACTTATCTCGAATACATCCTTGAATTGCCGTGGCGTAAGTCGAGTGAAGAAAAACTCGACCTTGCCGAAGCGCGAAAGGTACTCGACGAGGATCATTTCGGCCTCGAGGACATAAAGGAACGCATCCTGGAATCGCTAGCCGTCGTAAAGATGCGGCCCGACAGTAAGTCGCCCATCATTCTTTTTGTCGGCCCGCCCGGAGTCGGCAAGACGTCGCTCGGGCGTTCGATAGCGCGGGCGTTGGGACGCGAATTCGACCGCATGAGCCTCGGCGGTATGCGCGATGAAGCAGAGCTTCGCGGTCATCGCCGAACGTACATCGGGGCGATGCCCGGCCGTATCATTCAGTCGCTGCGGCGTGTCGGCGTCAATAATCCGGTGATGATGCTTGATGAGATCGATAAGCTCGGCAACGATTTTCGAGGCGATCCGGCGTCCGCACTGCTCGAGATACTTGACCCGGCTCAGAACAACACATTCCGCGACAATTATCTGGATCTGCCTTTCGATCTCTCAAAGGTTTTCTTTATCGCTACTGCGAATCAGCTCGGGCCGATCCCGATGCCGCTTCGCGACCGTATGGAGATCATTCAGCTCGCCGGCTACAGCGACCGCGAAAAGCTGGGCATCGCCAAGCAATACCTCTTGCCGCGTCAGATCACGGAGAACGGCCTCACGCCGGAGCTGTTCGATATTACGGATGACGCGATACTGCTGCTTGCAACGCGCTACACGCGCGAGGCGGGCGTAAGACAGTTGGAGCGCGCGATCGGCAATCTTGCACGCAAGGTTACGCTGAAGGTAGCCGAAGGGCACACGGAAAAGGTAGTCATCGGCAAGGATGATATCAAGGGCTATCTCGGGCCGCCGAAGGTCTTTCCCGAAGAGGCGCGCAGCGAGCTGCCCGCAGGCGTTGCAACTGGAATGGCGTGGACCGAAATGGGCGGCGAAGTGCTGTTTATCGAGGCAACTCTCTTGCCGGGCGGAGGAGGCCTTACGCTTACGGGGCAGTTGGGCGATGTTATGAAGGAATCCGCACAGGCGGCACGAAGCTATCTATGGTCGCATGCTGCGGAATTCGGCATTGACCCCGAGCTTATAAAGAAGAACGGCGTTCATTTGCACGTTCCGGCCGGTGCGATACCGAAAGACGGCCCTTCGGCGGGCGTTACGATGGCATCGGCGCTCGCATCGCTCTATACGGGCCGCCGAGTCCGTCACGATACGGCAATGACGGGCGAGATAACGCTGTCCGGACTGGTGTTCCCGGTCGGCGGCATAAAGGACAAGGTGTTGGCGGCGCACCGTGCGGGTATTCGCCGCATCGTTCTGCCCGACCGCAACGAAGCCGATATAGAAGAGATACCTGAGGACGTGCGGAAAGAGCTGACCATCGTGCCTTGCGCATGGATCAGCGAGGTGCTGAATGCCACGCTCGAAAAGGACATTACCGACCCGCCAAAGGTCGTGCCGCCTGAGGAGCATCCGCCGGAACAAGGGAGTGTCCATATCTGA